One Parageobacillus sp. KH3-4 genomic region harbors:
- a CDS encoding YjcZ family sporulation protein, whose protein sequence is MTGFALVVVLFILLIIVGCSCMGLGGY, encoded by the coding sequence ATGACCGGTTTTGCCTTAGTTGTTGTCCTATTCATCTTGCTTATCATTGTAGGATGTTCTTGTATGGGTCTTGGCGGTTATTAA
- a CDS encoding tyrosine-type recombinase/integrase — protein sequence MRNLREHTIKYYRSELNAFVKLLKEQEIELRVSEWTGETIKRNVIMYMKEKGLKTVSINFRLRARRAFFNFLEGRNLIKSNPMKDIKLLKDRKRIVETFDNQQIKALFKACDLRTFVGLRDYTIMMLLLETGVRVNELVGIKTTDIIWEQKVIRIRNTKGGFERFVPIQDKMISQLKKYLVVRGNVDTDYLFITRDNTPLSKKQVQDRIREYGKKAGIKNVRCSPHTFRHTFAKLCVLNGANAFQLQAILGHTSLEVTKVYVNLFSSEVQQGHAKFSPINNLFK from the coding sequence TTGAGGAATTTAAGAGAACATACGATTAAATATTACCGCAGTGAGTTAAATGCATTTGTAAAACTGCTGAAAGAGCAAGAAATCGAATTACGTGTAAGTGAATGGACAGGAGAAACCATTAAGCGAAATGTCATTATGTACATGAAAGAAAAAGGTCTTAAGACAGTCAGTATCAACTTCCGTTTGCGAGCCAGGCGGGCGTTTTTTAACTTTTTGGAAGGACGAAATCTCATAAAAAGCAATCCGATGAAAGACATCAAATTGCTGAAGGATAGAAAAAGGATTGTAGAAACATTTGATAATCAGCAGATAAAGGCTTTATTTAAAGCATGCGACCTTCGTACATTTGTAGGTTTAAGGGATTATACGATTATGATGTTGCTGTTGGAAACGGGAGTTCGAGTAAATGAACTGGTGGGTATAAAAACAACAGATATCATTTGGGAACAAAAAGTCATACGCATTCGAAACACAAAAGGTGGCTTTGAACGCTTTGTTCCTATTCAAGATAAAATGATTAGCCAATTAAAAAAATATTTAGTTGTAAGAGGAAATGTGGATACAGATTACTTATTTATTACTCGGGACAACACTCCATTGAGTAAAAAGCAAGTACAAGATAGAATTAGAGAATATGGGAAAAAAGCGGGGATAAAGAATGTTCGTTGTTCCCCACACACATTCCGTCATACATTTGCCAAATTATGTGTGTTAAATGGGGCGAATGCATTTCAATTGCAAGCAATACTAGGACATACGTCATTGGAAGTAACAAAAGTGTATGTAAATCTTTTCAGCAGCGAAGTGCAGCAAGGACATGCGAAATTCAGTCCAATAAATAACTTGTTTAAGTAA
- a CDS encoding SMI1/KNR4 family protein, which produces MDYELIRNRIKAITSRIKEIGGEVQEVIIDEPASLEQIIKTEEQLGVKLPESFKKVLREFSGSFSLRWFLPDNMEKPNEFRGIFSGTPHWSLELLPQFEEDRMGWIENVFPNPEDEYDVVWHNKLAFCEVGNGDYLALDMNNTDDAPIVYLSHDDGEGHGYKIANNFVEFIDNWSRLAFVGCEDWQWLPFTTSPKSGIIADGEAAKRFRNWLELDI; this is translated from the coding sequence TTGGATTACGAATTAATTAGAAATAGAATTAAGGCTATTACTTCTAGGATTAAAGAGATTGGTGGAGAAGTTCAAGAAGTCATTATTGATGAACCAGCTTCGCTTGAACAAATAATCAAAACAGAGGAACAACTTGGGGTCAAGCTACCCGAAAGTTTCAAGAAAGTTCTTAGGGAGTTTTCTGGGAGTTTCAGTTTACGTTGGTTTTTGCCTGACAATATGGAGAAGCCGAATGAATTTAGAGGAATTTTCTCTGGAACACCACACTGGAGTTTAGAACTTCTACCTCAATTTGAAGAAGACCGTATGGGTTGGATTGAAAATGTTTTTCCTAACCCTGAAGATGAATATGATGTGGTTTGGCATAACAAATTAGCTTTTTGTGAAGTAGGCAATGGTGATTACTTAGCTTTAGATATGAATAATACTGATGATGCCCCGATAGTCTATCTTAGTCACGATGATGGAGAAGGGCACGGATACAAAATTGCAAATAATTTTGTTGAATTCATAGATAATTGGTCAAGATTAGCTTTTGTAGGGTGCGAGGATTGGCAATGGCTACCTTTCACAACAAGTCCTAAAAGTGGGATAATTGCAGATGGAGAGGCTGCAAAACGATTTAGAAACTGGCTTGAACTAGATATTTAA
- a CDS encoding IS3 family transposase codes for MNLIVEAYEVSNGTYGYPRVKAYILREYGWRINHKCIYRLMKLMNLQAKIRRKKQVYRKGSERMTVPNVLNRQFTARKPNEKWVTDITYLLWDNQRLYLSVIYDLFNREVISYRISKRNDVPLVLDTLDEAIKKTRCEWNHFTQ; via the coding sequence ATGAATTTGATCGTGGAAGCCTATGAAGTATCCAATGGAACCTATGGTTATCCAAGAGTAAAGGCATACATTTTGCGGGAGTACGGGTGGAGAATCAATCACAAATGTATTTATCGCTTAATGAAGCTAATGAATCTTCAGGCGAAAATTCGCAGAAAAAAGCAGGTCTACCGAAAAGGTTCGGAAAGAATGACGGTACCGAACGTATTAAATAGACAATTTACAGCGAGGAAACCAAATGAGAAATGGGTGACAGATATTACTTATCTCCTTTGGGACAACCAGCGTCTATACTTATCCGTTATCTATGATCTCTTTAACAGGGAAGTGATTTCATATCGAATCAGTAAAAGAAATGATGTTCCACTGGTTCTTGATACCTTAGACGAAGCAATAAAAAAAACGAGATGTGAATGGAACCATTTTACACAGTGA
- a CDS encoding helix-turn-helix transcriptional regulator: MAIIINIDVMLAKRKMSVTELSERVGITMANLSILKNGKAKAVRFSTLEAICKALDCQPGDILEYKSDEDTQ; this comes from the coding sequence ATGGCAATTATTATTAATATTGATGTGATGTTAGCAAAACGAAAAATGAGCGTAACAGAGCTTTCGGAGAGGGTTGGAATAACTATGGCGAATCTTTCCATTCTGAAAAATGGGAAAGCAAAAGCGGTTCGTTTTTCAACATTAGAAGCGATATGTAAGGCTTTGGATTGTCAGCCAGGTGATATTTTGGAGTACAAAAGCGACGAAGACACTCAATAA
- a CDS encoding DUF1259 domain-containing protein encodes MRESRKDLCREFARILGGTGSVTNGVCLVQKFRDIPFTILGRRTNSPLVNPQFFSFENLDSQGNALNLGETVLLQEEVNPLLTELRKRDIIVTAVHNHWLFEQPRAMYMHFESIEPPLEFARKVREAFRVLKR; translated from the coding sequence ATGAGGGAGTCAAGAAAAGACTTATGTAGAGAATTTGCAAGAATCCTTGGCGGAACTGGGAGTGTTACGAATGGAGTATGTCTTGTGCAGAAATTCAGAGACATCCCATTTACCATACTTGGAAGAAGAACGAATTCACCACTAGTAAATCCTCAATTTTTTTCCTTCGAAAATTTAGACAGTCAAGGGAATGCTCTAAATCTAGGTGAAACGGTACTACTTCAAGAAGAGGTTAATCCGTTGTTAACAGAATTAAGAAAGAGAGATATTATTGTAACAGCAGTCCACAATCACTGGTTGTTTGAACAACCGAGAGCAATGTATATGCATTTTGAATCAATCGAACCACCACTGGAATTTGCGAGAAAAGTTCGAGAAGCATTTAGAGTACTAAAAAGGTAA
- a CDS encoding DUF2975 domain-containing protein, whose translation MNVKRGSTTFLKVTIFLAGIAVLYLCIFLVPKIGNFAGELYPDMSYLKYLVFIVMYGAAVPFYFALYQAFNLLRYIDKNTAFSELSVKALKNIKCCAFTISGLYVLGFPLFRFITKNMDPPFGILQLIIIFASLVIAVFAAILQRLLQEAINIKSENDLTV comes from the coding sequence ATGAATGTTAAACGAGGCTCAACCACTTTCTTAAAGGTAACTATTTTTCTGGCTGGAATTGCAGTGCTTTATTTGTGTATATTTTTGGTTCCTAAGATTGGAAATTTTGCTGGAGAATTGTACCCAGATATGTCTTATTTGAAATATCTCGTTTTCATCGTGATGTATGGAGCAGCTGTTCCTTTTTACTTTGCTCTCTATCAGGCTTTCAATCTTTTACGGTATATTGACAAAAACACAGCATTCTCAGAATTATCCGTAAAGGCATTAAAGAACATAAAGTGCTGTGCTTTTACAATCAGTGGTTTGTATGTATTAGGTTTTCCGCTCTTTCGTTTTATAACGAAGAATATGGACCCTCCTTTTGGAATATTGCAACTCATAATCATTTTTGCTTCGTTGGTTATCGCCGTTTTTGCTGCTATCCTCCAACGGCTTCTACAAGAAGCGATTAACATAAAATCAGAAAATGATTTGACGGTCTGA
- a CDS encoding YjcZ family sporulation protein: MCWGCGYGYGGYGGYGGGFNFALIVVLFILLIIVGTSIWSA; this comes from the coding sequence ATGTGTTGGGGATGTGGATATGGATATGGTGGCTACGGCGGTTACGGCGGTGGCTTCAATTTTGCGTTGATTGTTGTATTGTTCATTTTATTAATTATTGTCGGAACTTCTATTTGGAGCGCCTAA
- a CDS encoding helix-turn-helix domain-containing protein has translation MDKSDAKYTSYSFEFKLRTVMMYLNEQLGYRKVAKRMGIKDPKRVRIWVKNYQQYGEEGLKECRGKTISSKRGRPRKKPLTVEEENRKLKAENEFLKKLIALKRR, from the coding sequence TTGGATAAATCAGATGCAAAATACACAAGCTATAGTTTTGAATTTAAATTACGTACAGTCATGATGTATTTGAATGAACAATTAGGGTATCGAAAAGTAGCCAAGAGAATGGGGATCAAAGATCCTAAAAGGGTACGCATTTGGGTAAAGAACTATCAACAGTATGGAGAAGAAGGACTAAAAGAATGTAGAGGAAAAACCATTTCCTCTAAACGGGGCCGCCCAAGAAAGAAGCCATTAACAGTAGAAGAAGAAAATCGAAAACTCAAAGCAGAAAATGAATTCTTAAAAAAGCTTATTGCCTTGAAAAGGAGGTGA